Proteins encoded in a region of the Anopheles aquasalis chromosome 2, idAnoAquaMG_Q_19, whole genome shotgun sequence genome:
- the LOC126570793 gene encoding uncharacterized protein LOC126570793: protein MPPKKSTADALQIPTSSVTAGKRSGVAARLRAYREDFKQDEPPLPKLTKTVAFKPSKGTPAIAPKAAAAAATTFRKKDPFSASLATKKRNSAQERLNRLCEDLKEDVELQKSGKKSTVSKNQQSINQTSKASSSSKSLQLLKKYAAPDTGFSSPDSSLAEPEQMEWQSLMELTAAEPQRRTASDGKNLPTTSNRLDTDYMECAASFANYRFLIVDTSIYLDHIEGIIDMFSDPVPANKPQPILVVPYKVLQQLESAAHDFPDKKKAIIRTNRFLCTMLEKSDKRFRGQRLTDDACELFEQDSASDSIINCALQVQSVAGDRLVVVTDDCCLLTKALVSELEACDWRNFYQQYSSS, encoded by the exons ATGCCGCCAAAGAAGAGTACCGCGGATGCATTGCAGATACCTACCAGCTCGGTAACGGCTGGCAAAAGGAGTGGTGTTGCTGCACGGTTGAGGGCGTACCGGGAAGATTTCAAACAGGATGAGCCGCCACTGCCAAAGTTAACCAAAACCGTAGCCTTCAAACCCTCGAAAGGAACACCAGCAATAGCACCaaaagcggcagcagcagcagcgactacGTTTCGTAAGAAAGATCCCTTCAGTGCATCGTTGGCCACTAAAAAACGAAACTCTGCTCAAGAACGCCTCAACCGGCTCTGTGAGGATCTGAAAGAGGATGTAGAACTACAAAAGAGTGGAAAGAAATCTACAGTCAGCAAGAACCAAcagtcaatcaatcaaactaGTAAAGCTTCTTCCTCAAGCAAGTCGCTCCAGTTACTCAAAAAATATGCTGCCCCGGATACCGGATTCTCCTCGCCCGACAGTTCCCTGGCGGAACCGGAGCAGATGGAGTGGCAATCGCTGATGGAGTTAACGGCAGCCGAGCCACAGCGTAGAACAGCCAGCGACGGGAAGAACTTGCCGACCACAAGCAACCGACTGGATACTGACTACATGGAATGTGCAGCCTCGTTTGCCAACTATCGTTTCCTCATCGTTGATACGTCCATTTACCTGGATCATATCGAAGGGATCATAGACATGTTTAGTGACCCGGTACCAG cAAATAAACCTCAACCAATACTAGTCGTACCGTACAAGGTGTTACAACAGCTGGAGTCTGCAGCACACGATTTCCCGGACAAGAAGAAAGCGATCATTCGGACGAACCGGTTCCTCTGTACGATGCTCGAAAAGAGTGATAAGAGGTTTCGAGGCCAGCGACTGACAGACGATGCCTGTGAGCTGTTTGAGCAGGACTCGGCGAGCGATTCCATCATCAACTGTGCCCTGCAGGTGCAGAGTGTGGCCGGTGACCGGCTAGTGGTCGTGACGGACGATTGCTGTTTGCTAACCAAAGCATTAGTATCGGAGCTGGAGGCTTGTGATTGGAGGAACTTTTATCAACAGTACTCGTCGTCCTGA
- the LOC126570794 gene encoding transmembrane protein 179 codes for MALSNVLILSQIAGHVFAFILSMCIFIPLAIHVRSFDGHCLLFTTGTWQEKDGLIDLRWASEAYCNYPIIVGTALFIISVVQIYRMALLAYRQLESSFLGLFFDVVFSVSLCAMTLIGAIIITLGFMTWCQQMTERFPSCEIADGQNITNVELNIQTSGFYIEMGTAQFGAWASFATWVGLSVFALLKLINNHQVRNIRVSMYIERQRLVNEDVYRGTTSEVPASSGAAFSDN; via the exons ATGGCTCTTTCGAATGTGCTAATCCTTAGCCAGATCGCTGGCCATGTGTTTGCCTTTATCCTCTCGATGTGCATCTTCATTCCGCTGGCAATACACGTCCGGTCGTTCGA TGGTCATTGTTTGCTCTTCACTACGGGCACCTGGCAGGAGAAGGACGGTTTGATTGACCTACGATGGGCGTCCGAAGCGTACTGCAATTATCCGATCATCGTTGGCACCGCCCTGTTCATCATATCTGTGGTTCAAATATACAG AATGGCATTGCTGGCATACCGGCAGCTGGAGAGTTCGTTCCTGGGCCTGTTCTTCGATGTCGTGTTCAGCGTTTCCCTCTGCGCGATGACTCTGATTggcgcgatcatcatcacgctcgGTTTCATGACCTGGTGCCAGCAGATGACGGAACGTTTTCCATC gTGCGAAATCGCTGATGGACAGAACATAACGAACGTGGAGCTGAACATCCAAACGTCCGGATTCTACATCGAGATGGGAACGGCGCAGTTCGGTGCCTGGGCCTCGTTCGCCACCTGGGTCGGATTGTCCGTGTTTGCGCTGCTCAAACTAATCAACAACCACCAGGTGCGCAACATTCGCGTCTCGATGTACATCGAACGGCAGCGGCTGGTGAACGAAGATGTGTACCGTGGCACCACCTCCGAGGTGCCCGCTTCGAGCGGTGCAGCATTCAGTGATAACTAA